GCTCGAAAACCCTTTCGGCGCTGGCGAGCCCGGATTGCAGGGTGTTGTACATCGCGGCCACCTGCGTCAGCGGCTGGTTGAACTGCCGCACGTATTGGGTGAATGCCTGGATGCCGCCCAACGTCAGGTCGCCCGAGGCAACTTTGAGGCCGCCCACCACTGCCACCGCCACGTAGCTCAGATTTCCGATGAATGCCGTCGCCGGTGAGACCAGGCCCGAGAAGAACTGGGCGCCAAATGCGCTGCCGTAGACCTTGGCATTTCGGTCCGCGAAGATCGCTTCTGCCTCCGCCCGATGCCCGTACGTCTTGACGATGGTGAAACCGCTGTAGGTCTCTTCGATGTGCGCGTTCAGCTTCCCCGTGTTGGCCCACTGCGCCACGAACAGTCTTTGTGACCGACGGGCGATCGCGCGCGTCACCCACAGTGACAGGGGCACTGTCGTGAGTGTGATCACCGCCAGCAGGGGCGAGATGCTGAGCATCATCGCGAGTACGGCCGCCAGGGTCAGCATCGAGCTCAGTAGTTGGTTGATGCTCATCTGCAGGGACGTCTGGATATTGTCCACGTCGTTGGTTACGCGGCTGAGAATCTCCCCGCGCTGACGGGAGTCGAAGTATGACAACGGAAGTCGATGCAGTTTGTCTTCCACGTCCGTGCGCAGGGTCACCACGGTGCGCTGCACCGTCACGTTGAGAAGTCGCGCCTGCACCCATGCCAGCAGCCCGGCGGCCAGGTACAGGCCCAGCGCCAAAGCCAATGTCATGCCGATTGCCCGGAAGTCGACACCAACCCCGGGAGTGACGTTCATGCCCGAAAGCATCTGGGCGAACTGCCCGTCCCCGCGAGCGTGAGCGGCATCGACGGCCTGCTGCTTGCTCAGCCCGGCAGGAAGCTCCCGGCCGATCACTCCGTTGAACAACAGGTCGGTGGCGTGGCCGAGAATCCGTGGCCCGATCACCCCGATCGCAATGCCGGTCATCGACAGGATGATGACCATTGCGGTCAGGAAACGTTGTGGGGCAAGACGCCTGACCACGCGCACCGCCGTGCCACGGAAATCCCGGGAGCGCTCCGCAGGCCCTTGCTGCACTCCCCGAAAGCCAATCGCCCGCGTCATGCCGAGAACACCGCCTGTGAATCGCAGATCTCCCGGTACATCCCGCAGCATTCCGCGAGTTCGGCATGGGTGCCCGCCGCGGCCACGCGGCCGTCCTCCAGCACCACGATCTGGTCGGCATCGATCACCGTCGAGATCCGTTGGGCCACGACAATCACCGTGGCGTCCGCGGCCACCTCGCGCAGGGCCTCCCGTAGCCGGGCATCGGTGTGCACGTCGAGCGCCGAGAAGGCGTCATCGAACAGGTAGATGCTCGGGCGCCGAATCGCCGCGCGCGCAATGGCAAGACGCTGACGCTGGCCACCCGAAAAGTTGATACCACCCTGAGACACCGGCATCAGTAATCCTGCGGCATGCGCCTGGACGAAATCCGCCGCCTGCGCCACCCGTAGCGCCTCCCACATCTCGTCCTCGGTGGCGTCGGACTTGCCGTAGCGCAGGTTGCTTTCCACAGTGCCGGAGAACAGGTACCCCCGCTGCGGAACCAACCCCATGACCGTCCACAGGTCCTCGGGGTCGTATCGCCGTACGTCGTTGCCGCCCACCCGTACCGAGCCGGCTGTCACGTCGTGCAAGCGGGGGATCAAGTTCAACAGCGTGCTCTTGCCGCATCCGGTGGCTCCGACCACGGCGGTGACGGTCCCGGGCCGG
The nucleotide sequence above comes from Mycobacteroides saopaulense. Encoded proteins:
- a CDS encoding ABC transporter ATP-binding protein — its product is MTRAIGFRGVQQGPAERSRDFRGTAVRVVRRLAPQRFLTAMVIILSMTGIAIGVIGPRILGHATDLLFNGVIGRELPAGLSKQQAVDAAHARGDGQFAQMLSGMNVTPGVGVDFRAIGMTLALALGLYLAAGLLAWVQARLLNVTVQRTVVTLRTDVEDKLHRLPLSYFDSRQRGEILSRVTNDVDNIQTSLQMSINQLLSSMLTLAAVLAMMLSISPLLAVITLTTVPLSLWVTRAIARRSQRLFVAQWANTGKLNAHIEETYSGFTIVKTYGHRAEAEAIFADRNAKVYGSAFGAQFFSGLVSPATAFIGNLSYVAVAVVGGLKVASGDLTLGGIQAFTQYVRQFNQPLTQVAAMYNTLQSGLASAERVFELLDADEETPDPVSPATVPDGSARVDFEDIHFGYSPEAPVIEGLSLSVEPGHTVAIVGPTGAGKTTLVNLLMRFYDVDSGRILLDGVDISTMSRRDLRSRIGMVLQDTWLFGGTIAENIAYGRPGASEEQVREAARAAYVDRFVRTLPDGYDTRIADDGGNISAGEKQLITIARAFLARPQLLILDEATSSVDTRTELRIQRAMAELRRDRTSFIIAHRLSTIRDADRIVVMDGGSVVESGTHAELLARRGAYFAMTQT